tttgacatcattcatgacatcaatagtcctccatttgacatcacccatgatatcacaatcttccattaaattttcagattttttttctttataattattttaattattgttaggtccctccttcacacctataaatacccaccttatttcatcattttattcatcaagctttctcaagtaactcttctctctatacactcctttactcattctgaaaatatagttttagttcttagtagtgtagaaatactattccggtgattaaTATActttgggtagtacacaaaatgctccgacgaggagaaaaggctaggattcaagagtgttcattaagtccttcaattctGAGTAATGACtcggattctaggtatgtaaagcttcaatgaaagtatttctttcactcttatgcctaaagtattttaaatatatgataaattatatttattttctttaagcgttactctaagttatgtggtgtttatccataggttctttcacccatgtagtccaaaatttctttcaattaaatctcttgatttcaagtaatttttgcttatgggtaattcttatttattcttaatagcatgaatcatggttaaactaatgatgattggtctattttgatgcaacatgatttcatatgtatgaattgatggattgcaagtaatttatctatttatctctttaaaggttcttgaaattcatggtgggttgtttaaagcatgatttttaattaatggatttcaaagtatttatgcatatttatttacatacatgtttgcaagttgaagtgatttgaacccacctagttttactatattttcaatgaagtttgacttaaaagttttgactccaaatgaatatgtatgaaagcaatgtctatgataaaaagggagttttataaaataaaagaataatgaaatgctatgaatgatagattttttatgctataaggataattcttgcatatttgaattaccaaatgttttaatgagctattctaccgaatatgatgttttaaattctcaagctatatgctatgactattttgaagtattaaactattctgtgggattgacttagcaccgaatgggtcattgaggtgggattcgataagggaatcctagtagcaaccacttgtcttattaactatgtgtcaacataggagcccttgaaGGCTTAGTCTAACGGATCAATGAAAGcccttaaaattaaagttaaagaaatgaatgaagttgacggaattctacccggcaagtagtctctccgacCAACGTAGgtggttatgttggattccatgtaataactcgcatagtcttaaatgtcggttatggtcatcttcccactaatgaatgttttaaaggttatctttatgattgattatgcatgcattacaatatatttcatattacataaatattttaatgtttcctcaatgttcatgcatgcttacatacttagtacattcaaagtactaacgtatactcttttgtctacatgatatcaccatgtagggacagtgcttctcctcgttctcctccatgtggctagttgagatctcgtttgaagactactttttgtgagtttccatattccgggaacaatactcttttatctttctagcttatgatatgttgagatctttagacacttactatggtatttctttctattaagattgagggtgagctagggacttgtcttagaccgattaaatctaaaagttagaggtattattggacatatgtaagttgaagattttctattatgatttccgcttgtttatttattgtcattacctatgaaaggctaaaagaatgctaagaagcttgtttgaggtactttcaggttactcatttgccatgtcacgtctagatcctaggcttgggtcatgacaataactCATGAAATAATACTTACAAAGATATAAAAAATCAACACAAGAACCAAAAAATGTAAACAAGCAATCCAAACTTTATTCAAATCTTCCAAACTAGCCAAGAAACACAAGTTGTGTTCTTGTGCTACTGTCCAGCAGCTTTTGATCAAGGAATCAAAGCTCTAAAATATAGTTTAAGTCGTATAATATAACCTTAATATAATAAGAAAAGCAtacctaaaaatataacaaaggtgggtatttataaaaGTCTAAAACTAGTCCTAAACGAAGTAGAAAAACATAGTTTGCTGGGATTCGGATTGCATCTGAACGGACACCCACCACGGCCAGTGGTGAGCATTATGGCTCGTGGTGGTTTAGCGTGGTCCTTTACTTGGATTTTGGTGGTAGGTCACGCCACCACGGccagtggtgagcaccacggctcgtggtggtgCTTTCTTGATGTGTGCCTTAGCCACATTTTGGCTACCTTCCTGAGAGATTTCTTCACAACTGGAGACTTCCCTTCATAGGTAGTGGTGTGAACCACGGCCCTTGAAGGGTCTCGCGGTCTGCACCCCTGATCAAAACAtgttgatttcatctccaaacatctaatacaaaataatttatggcatggTGAAGTTCGTTCCTTGAATTCTCCTTGCAAGTTGTCACAAAGCCCCACCAAGATCAAGTCAAGTTAGAACTTCTTGAGTATTTTGCTTTCCTTATGATCTCTTCTCAATACCAACATATCACCTTAAGCCAAATTCAATCAAATTTCCACTTAAACCAATCCAAATATTATCAACTCAACCGCACTTTAATTTTCCTGAAACTTAAAcaaaaacacatatcaaactaacaaaatgcgCTTGCGAACTTGCAATAATTCCATGTTTTGAGCATCGTAAATGTCGTATTTTAGAGACATATCAAGTACTAGTACAGTCTCTTCTTGGGTTCACCTTATCCAATCATAATTACTAGACAACCCTttattcccccccccccccccccacataATTAGCAATACCACATTATTAATTATGAAATACAACACAAACATATATGgtttaactcaataaacttcATAAGCTTACTTCCACCGTTATtacatttattttcatattactTATAAGAATTAATCACATGTAActccaaatcaacaatttatATTAGCCCTGTTGAAATCTATTCATATTTATCTCCACATACAAGACACACACATTTCTGCTATCTGGATAATATTATTCTGAAAGTTGACCTCCAAAACATCATGTTCGTATGTCTAATCATGTTGTCTCCATCCATTCTATTTATACATATGTATCACTAACCAAGTCTATACATATAAGTAAATCATAGCCTATCTCAATGCCACGTTGCTGCCCTAACACCCAAGTAGCTCCGCTTTTGCCTACAAATCAAATTTCTTACGTAGTATCTGAAGGAAAGAACGAAACTATTTTTCATGGAAAGTCCTTCCTCCCACCTTACTTGAACTCTTTTCTCTCAAAATATAACTTAGGACCCTGTTTTTGAAAACCCTTCACTAAAGTAGGAGTAatactcataaaataattaaaatttgaattttgccTCACGGTATACAGCAGTAATAGTGGACCTTTGACGCAACGAGTCTTTTGTGGCGATGTATGTCCACTACAGTAGACTCTCTTAATCCTTCCACTTGAGTTTTAGAAATTTAATAGGGTCAAGACAGAACTTGTacccaaaattttaatttttgggaGTTATTTGTCAAACTTTCTAATGACGACGGAGCGGATCATTACAATTGAAGAgtgtaaataatttttacctaaaattaattgtttaactttataaaaattctattttttgaatttctatttagctttgtttatttttagatgatcttaattatttttgtcttttaggAGCTCAACCTCTTAAATCAATTTTGTATCAagatggaatttttttttttgaattgtgTACTACTTGTTAAGACTTTAggaaacatatttcatatttgTTTTGGCGTACcttttttggtcaattttatttgtataaCTTATATAAATCTCATAGTGTAATGAGCAAATTACATCCTATCCCTACCCTTTTTAATCTACAAAAATTCCTTCAAATTTGTCATATCCGGATACATAGGAGccatccggatacattaattttgatacattaGACAACTTGGTTGTTACatttaaaaaggaaattaaaagtaaaattaaaTATGAGTTCCACCAATTatgcaaaaaaattgatatcaatcTCTCCCAAAACTTTAGGAACTTCaatcaattcaaatttcaaattttcttctCCCTAATCTATCCTAAGTCATAAcaaattttcttcttctcatcttcttcttcatccatttttttcttttcagtttCCTAAATTCTCTTCTTTCAATCTATCCCAAAAGATGGAATTTTTTTGATCACATACTTCATACTCTGCATTAACGGAACTTGTACTCAAATTTGCAGCAGTTATGCATCAAGTACTGAATCATATAAATGATACATAgaattttatgattcacagaccTAGGGTTATGTATCAAGAATAACCCTAGGTTTGTGAATGATACTAGATAAATATATCTGGTACTAAATTATACTTACATTTGTATTAGTTATGTATTAATTACAGAACCATAGACCTGATacataaaattttatgattcacagacttaagattatgtataaaaaataactCTAGGTTTGTGAATGATACTAGATGAATGTATCTGTCACAAACTTTTACTTATATTTGAAATAGTTATGTATCAAGTACTgaactgtcacgccccgagaaggtaccctaggtgtggccggcactcagaaaccatctctggcctccgagagaatcacttgatctcatcacgcattcgttcatcagcagaagacttaagtgaaaataagaatacttatgtgggctcgccatcatcaacatcaaatgaaagaaataatccttagaagaagtagtttcgaaggagaactactccaattacatcattaaactctgtctatgaagcctctaacactatcagacggtgccaatgacatgtccatggttatctcaaaagaaacataatacttaccaataataaaaggataaagagttcttccgaatataagaaggactcaccaaatagctggaaagaaatgatcttcaacattGCGCTTGTTGAGgatttctaacacctgtatctgcatcataaaacaatgcagatcgaatgacgtcagtacatgaaatgtacgagtatataaaatggcaggaaagtaaggacatatatcaagaaactcctctcattaagactcggctcagaactcaacatcatctcaacatcaatatgtaatgtaagtttttttttaaaaaataagcaatacttactcagttgagagtttctctaatcgacaaccataaCTTATGAACTATATAACAAAGCGATGTCATTtacacatccatccaataccttgccaaggtaaatgacatcaccatcttggatccaatcatcaaagtcctctttttgggacttaagaggtataacctccatcctatgctggctacgtagttttggagtttgagtcaattaaacacTTActcaactcggtgctcaatactactcccaaaatatgtgctcatattaacatcatcatctagccttattggaaaaacatcaaactcatcttattacctcttcatcaattattacacttcaacacattatttacatctcatcaaaacatcttgctcaaaagatcatttactcaaattcatttaaactcaattcttttgctcttttaaaactcaataaaatatatataaagtattaattcaaattactcttttattcaataaatattaaaagccaacatctttactcaaaacacgtgtaaaaaatattcatgaacatcaaatcaattagagtttatgggaaagtagccacgaacaaataaaactatatttaaaaatgaataaagaagtgtatagagagaaaagttgcctaagaaggcttgatgaataaaatgaggaaataaggtgggtatttataggtatggaggaaggacctaacaataaataaaaataattacaaaagataatcttgaaaattcaatggaggattgtgatctcatggataatgtcaaatggaggactattgatgtcatgggtgatgtcaaatggatctagatttttccatggttggtgagatggaccttcttttaatggaataccctttttcggagctgcgtctgaataagataactttctaattaggatttgatgtcttcatacgaattgtagatatagaagtatactttcatgtcgttcaagaataaactgatttggagcatcctaccgtgagatataatttttcttctataaatactccattttatcacatcactatgtcttgcaaaaattaatttatttgacctacgtatcctccgaatcttaagatatggtctttctgaaagttgtaggtaatgccgttgaggttatttagaaatttgaatcacctaatttagactattctatgaaaaattatgtccaaaatacagaagcaatatcattttcgtcgagaattaaaacaccacatacaacgttttaggagGTGTTACAAGAACCATAAAaatgatacatataattttatgattGACAAACTTAGGAttatgtattaagaataatccCATGTGAGTGAATGATACTAGTTGAATGTATCTGATACTAATTTATACTTAATTTTGTAGCATTTATGTATCTAGTACAAAACCATACGCATGATACAAATTTCATGATTGACAAACTTAGggttatgtatcaaaaataacCCTAAGTTTGTGAATGATACTAGTTGAATGTATGTAGTACCAAATTTTACTTAAATTTGAAGAAATATGTATCTAGTATAAAACTATCAACATGAtacatgaaaatttatgattcaAAAACTTAGggttatgtatcaaaaataatatttgaacacGATACATTACATTATAAATTGTAGTGTATCATGACGTTGAAAAGTACAGATTATACATGATTGAAAAAGTAAAAACCACTAGATACATTAGAAATCAAACCTTTGGTAaagaagagtttttccataaaattATAGATCTAGCTTTTCTACCCCCTTTTTGAGGGGGTCTTCCACATTTAGTTTAGAAGAAGAAGACGTATCCTTCTTCGACTTCTCCTTAACAACATTCAGATTCATCATTGTTAATTGATGTAATTGATCGTGCACTTGGTTGGATATGTTTTCAGCCCAACCATTGTCATCAGAACCATAAATACGATCAATGTTAACTATTTTTAATTGGGTAATACCAATGCTAAAAGAAGGAGAATCATCCATATGTATTCAGGACTttgaatatacaaaaaaaaatatgaattgtaagttgaagaaaaagaaaaactacCTATTGAGGAAGTTGATATAGATTTATTAGAGAGAGaactaatttgaatttcaaatttgtAATTATCTGTCAAGATTGTGGGAGTGAAAATAGGAAGAAATTGAAAGGATGCAAAAAGTAAGAGGGAAACGTGAGTTTGGAGGAGAGAGAAGTATTgtatatgataaataaaaatgtgTAAATATTGtaggtaattttttcatttttttctatttacaAAATTCATCGTCATTGCTGTCATTTTGAGGACTAATTTTACTTTGCTTGCCTTTTTCTGTTTTTACAATTTAATttctattataatttttaaaatatatatatttttgtaactGTTGTCCAGAAAAAGAAATGTACCTTACTACTAAGCATAGATTCACTCTTAAAACAAAGGGTTTAAGAAATGTTTTCTGTTCTGACGAGAGCACTACTCCAAAACCCTAAACTCTTCACCTTCAACTTTCTTAAACACCAAAATCCTCTCGCATTCTCTCTAATGGCTACTGCTAACTCTTCGTCTTTCTCACCTGTATCGTCCCCTTCAAACCATGTTTCCCAAAAGCGAGTAGGTACCCACCATGGTAGCTTCCACTGTGATGAAGCTCTTGGATGCTTCATGATTCGTCTTACAAATAAGTACTGCAATGCTCAGATTGTACGTACTCGTGATACACAGGTAAGATATTTATAGCTTAAGTTGCATTTTTATAGTATTGGGGCATACGGAGGTGATGTGTTAGATGTGtatgatgaaatacttgaatGAATGAAAGGTTTTGGAAACGCTTGATGCCGTGCTTGATGTTGGTGGAGTTTATGATCCTAGTCGAGACCGTTATGATCATCACCAAAAAGGGTTTGAAGAAGTCTTTGGACATGGATTTACTACTAAGCTTAGTAGTGCTGGTCTTGTTTACAAGGTAATGTCTTTCTGTTTGGAATTTCAATTGCGTTTGTCTAGTGTATGAATATTGTCACCTGGTCTTTTTTTTTTCGCATTTTAAGAAAAGATgaggtttgtaataattaatccAATATTTCCTTTAAATTATAAAAGGATTAGCAAAATTGGTATAGACGATCTAATTTTGGAAATTTCACAGTTTTTTTGGGATGGAGGAGTACTCCCTGGTGGATCActgaatttgataaattttagcACTCTTTTAGAATTCTCTTGGCCTTCTTACACTGAACTTATATGATTTATATAGACTGATAGCAAGGACCTTTTTTGTGTTTATTTCTTCCTGTATTGAACCAACGCAAggggagagagagaaagagtcCCTTCACCGACACCCAATAGAATGGGAGAagggaaaaaatatatttgtagTGTTATATCTGTATTAGAGCTGAGCAGCAACTTACTCGTAACAGAAAAAGAGTTTGGTGACAGATCACTTTATCAAACAATGAGGTGGGTAACAAATTAATTAAACATCAAGCATCCTATGCATTGAGCCGAATGAATTACTATATTGGTAAGTAGAATTGCTTCAATTCCTTTACTTAACTATCGGGTTGGTTTTCATTTCCATGCAACACTCATGGACTAAGGTCCTCACTCTGACATTGCAATTATGAAGCAAATTGCTTATTTGCAAAGTAGATATCTGGGAGTTAAGGGGGACAGGGGCAAAAAAGTACATGACATTTAGGTGAGTGTCCTCAAGCATACACTTTCTTTTTAAGGAGATTGTTTGTTGAGTACGAGCTAAGCATTTTAATTGCAAATTAAAGTTGGTTCTTTTGCTAACTCTTAAGAAACTTTTGAGAGGAAACATTTAGGTGAGTGTCCTCAAGCATACACTTTCTTTTTAAGGAGATTGTTTGTTGAGTACGAGCTAAGCATTTTAATTGCAAATTAAAGTTGGTTCTTTTGCTAACTCTTAAGAAACTCTTGAGAGGAAACATTTAGGTGATTACTCATCCATCCTAAAAAAAAAGTGTAGCTGGGTTACTCATTTTGATCCTAAAACAGAAGGATTTTGCTATGTACATCACATCTGTTTCATGGGGGTTGAGAAAACAAGTAAGCTTAGGTAAGAGTCTGTTCTTCAAAATACCAGGAACTTATTGCAGCAGATAATCTGAATCTTTCTCCAAGAAGTATTTCTGTCCATGATTAATGATTTTGTGAAAACATCATTAGGCTGGAAAATGTACTTAGCCTACATTTCAGTCTGGTTTTATCCAAAAGACAAAAGTGTGTAGATCTTTTTGCTAGGAATGTTTGCCTTGATTTACTTGACCTGACAGGCTTGTTATGATGGATTCTCAGTATGTTACTTGGATTGTAGATTTGGATCTGTTTTTTCTGAATCCTGTAAGTGATTAGCCATCTTTCATACCTATTCATATGTTCAGATGACATatgctttatttttttaatttttctcaaGCTCTTAAAATTTTGTTTTGTCAGATTGATGATTGGCTGGATATACTTTATATCCTTTGAACTTATTTGAattatagattttgatgtcctTATTCCGAGTCCTGTTATGTTCAGATGGCAGATGCTTTTGTAGTTTCTTTTCCTTGAGCTCTTAAACGTTTTTGTAGATTGATAATTGGCTTGATTTTAAgttaccagtttcaaaaaaataataattggctggaaatatattttaaatcctTAGAGCTTGGATTGTTGATTTGTTCTCTTCAATGCAAATCCTGTAGGTGACTAGCCACCCTTCGTACCAATTGGTATGTTCCGGAGGGAAATGCTTTAGTTATTtcatttccttgagcttttaagaaaaaaattgtcgGATTGATGATTGGCTAGATATATTTTAAATCCTTTGAATGTACAACAATTAATCTGTAGTGAGCTTAAATTCAACAAATGTTGCATATCCTAGTCACGACCTGATCGACTCTGCTGATGCATTATCTGTCTCATTTCCTTGAGTTCTTAAGAAAATATGTCAGATTGATGGTTGATTAGATATATATAACATCCAAGCTGGTCTGATTTGGCTGGAAAATCACTTCGATCTAGTTTATATTTGTTAAGTTCATATAtactttttaatttcaatttactTGTCTTTTTCATGTTTCTTAGCATTTTGGAAAGGAGATCATTGCAAAGGAGCTCCAAGTTGATGAAGAACATCCGGACGTGCATAAGTTGTTTCTAGCTGTTTACAAGAGCTTCATGGAGGTGATTGTTGTGTCTgagaaatgataaatttttcttggattcttttcaTTTCCAGCTAGCTAATGTTTCTACTGAATCTATGTTGTGATTggattcttatttttctttagtaGTTGATACTattacaaatattttcaagttttacttatTAAACTCTCGCATCCGGGAGCTAATTTCATGATATAATTTAAGGATCAAGCTAACATGTCTCCAATAGAAGTAAGCCTAATATTCTTGCCTACTGCGCACAGGCAATTGATGCAATCGATAATGGAATCAATCAGTACGATACGGACCAGCCACCAAGATATGTAAACAATACCCACTTGTCCCCACGAGTTGGAAAACTTAACTTGGACTGGACTGAACCAGATCAGTCTTCTGAAAGGGAAAATGAAGCTTTCCAACGTGCAATGGATTTAGCTGGCAGTGAGTTCTTGGATGTAAGACTTTCTCAAAAGAGCTAAAAAGTTTTCTCGTACTGTTGTCTTTGGCTTGTAATATGAAGTTTACCCGCATAATGGTTGGTTCTCAGATTATGCTCTTTTTGGCACCTGACGGTCTTTGGTCCATTGCACAATACATTTATCAGCTTGATTTTATTCTGGTAGATATAGGTTTTAAAATAAGCGTATGGTTCACTTTCTTTTTCCTGAGTTAACATGCTTGTTTATACACACAGAGTGTCCGCTATTATGCAAGATCATGGTTACCAGCGCATTCAATCGTATTGGAGTGCGTTTCTGCAAGGCACAAGATTGATCCTAGTGGAGAGATTGTAGTTTGGTCTACGTTTTGTCCAGTAAGTATTGAATACTTAGCCTGAAGGCTTTTTGCATCAGGTAGTGTGCACATCATTA
This region of Solanum dulcamara chromosome 9, daSolDulc1.2, whole genome shotgun sequence genomic DNA includes:
- the LOC129903244 gene encoding uncharacterized protein LOC129903244 produces the protein MFSVLTRALLQNPKLFTFNFLKHQNPLAFSLMATANSSSFSPVSSPSNHVSQKRVGTHHGSFHCDEALGCFMIRLTNKYCNAQIVRTRDTQVLETLDAVLDVGGVYDPSRDRYDHHQKGFEEVFGHGFTTKLSSAGLVYKHFGKEIIAKELQVDEEHPDVHKLFLAVYKSFMEAIDAIDNGINQYDTDQPPRYVNNTHLSPRVGKLNLDWTEPDQSSERENEAFQRAMDLAGSEFLDSVRYYARSWLPAHSIVLECVSARHKIDPSGEIVVWSTFCPWKLHLFELEEEMKIDPPIKYVLYEDDRSKGWRVQAVAVAPDRFESREALPSQWRGLRDDELSKETGIPGCVFVHMSGFIGGNQTYEGALAMAKAALKL